A stretch of the Lactuca sativa cultivar Salinas chromosome 9, Lsat_Salinas_v11, whole genome shotgun sequence genome encodes the following:
- the LOC111876090 gene encoding protein FAR1-RELATED SEQUENCE 5-like — MDLSFSNEFDDIIEINEEDEINDVQSALVDDDFLSGDDDFCSNDHDNPSIGKVDIMDDHNIQVPVILHNFVFCYNTIKKLTFQNHVTDIELCKERKDDYLDQHLVIADMYKRYACAAGFDVRKSTNKKKRKIVYIKYLLCNREGFPNTSPVDTLDPKIKKHNYPLLSRDNMLFSRHHRQLDDTKKSFILTMSNQNIGATIAHRLYTSILRGYKFVGGLIDDFKKYMRDLNCFIGGSDTQMLVDKLNNRKENLNALFWADETSKINYKEFGDVVSFDATFRTNMLIDNHKRCVTFVAGLLSTEDTDSYIWLLKSFPKAFGKQPLLVLSDQDPAMKKAIETVFPESIHRLCMWHITSKLPLKVSLNIFNNPEFRKNFNFLIWNYRLEGDDFEVGWKSLLNEYKLTDNKWLDDMHGLIHFWFKHVPLLGLMRTTSHFEIAMEKQRLAQSSFDFKTNDKHPTMRTPFEIERNASMFYTRTVFRQVQNEMSLSMKLKMMINRIYLYVSLLTSKNHTRLTEYLEEIKQLEAKFLSNITTHEKGNKNKDFEKTLGVTIPTSVDIHNPGEIRNKGSGTKETMKSSREVATEKSKGSRCSYCRKGNDHDWRNCPVRKEDEKNNIFKERPGKKN; from the exons ATGGATTTGTCATTCTCCAACGAGTTTGATGATATAATCGAGATCAATGAAGAGGATGAGATCAATGACGTTCAATCTGCATTAGTCGATGACGATTTTTTGTCAGGTGATGATGATTTTTGTTCGAATGATCATGATAATCCCTCAATCGGAAAAGTTGACATCATGGATGACCACAATATTCAAGTTCCTG TTATATTACACAATTTTGTATTTTGTTATAATACTATCAAAAAATTGACATTTCAGAATC ATGTTACAGACATTGAATTATGTAAAGAGAGAAAAGATGATTATCTTGATCAACACTTGGTAATAGCTG ACATGTACAAAAGATATGCATGTGCAGCAGGTTTTGATGTTAGAAAGTCAACAAACAAAAAGAAGCGTAAAATTGTGTACATCAAATATCTTCTATGTAACAGGGAAGGTTTCCCAAATACATCTCCTGTTGATACTTTGGACCCaaaaataa AAAAACACAATTATCCACTTTTATCAAGAGACAATATGTTGTTTTCACGTCATCATAGGCAGTTGGATGACACTAAAAAATCTTTCATTCTTACAATGTCTAATCAGAATATTGGTGCAACCATAGCTCACAGGCTGTATACAAGTATTCTTCGTGGATACAAATTTGTAGGCGGTCTAATTGATGACTTTAAAAAATACATGAGGGATCTCAATTGCTTTATTGGTGGTAGTGATACTCAGATGCTAGTGGACAAGCTGAATAACAGAAAAGAGAAT TTGAATGCTCTTTTCTGGGCAGATGAAACATCCAAGATCAATTATAAAGAGTTTGGTGATGTAGTTTCTTTCGATGCTACTTTTCGAACTAACATGTT AATTGATAATCACAAGAGGTGTGTCACTTTTGTTGCTGGCTTGTTGAGCACAGAAGACACTGATTCTTATATATGGTTGTTGAAATCTTTTCCTAAAGCTTTTGGCAAACAACCATTGTTGGTTTTATCCGACCAAGACCCTGCAATGAAGAAAGCCATCGAAACCGTTTTCCCAGAATCGATTCATAGGCTTTGCATGTGGCATATCACATCTAAATTGCCATTGAAG GTTTCTTTGAACATTTTCAACAATCCAGAATTTCGTAAAAATTTCAACTTCTTGATATGGAATTATAGGCTTGAAGGTGATGACTTTGAGGTAGGGTGGAAGTCCTTATTGAATGAATATAAGCTCACAGATAATAAATGGTTGGATGATATGCATGGATTGATACATTTCTGGTTCAAGCATGTACCTTTATTAGGACTAATGAGAACCACATCTCATTTTGAAA TTGCTATGGAGAAGCAAAGACTCGCTCAATCATCATTTGACTTCAAGACTAACGACAAACATCCAACAATGAGGACACCATTTGAGATCGAGAGGAATGCATCAATGTTTTACACTCGCACTGTTTTTCGTCAAGTTCAGAATGAAATGTCATTGTCTATG AAGTTGAAAATGATGATCAATAGGATATACCTATACGTGAGTCTACTTACAAG CAAAAATCACACCAGATTGACAGAATACTTGGAGGAAATAAAGCAGCTTGAAGCAAAGTTCCTTTCTAATATCACAACTCATGAAAAAGGAAACAAGAATAAAGATTTCGAAAAAACACTTGGTGTTACCATTCCCACTAGTGTGGATATTCACAATCCAGGAGAAATCCGCAACAAAGGAAGTGGCACTAAAGAAACAATGAAAAGTTCGAGAGAGGTTGCAACAGAAAAATCAAAGGGTTCCAGATGCAGTTATTGTCGCAAGGGAAACGATCATGATTGGCGAAATTGTCCTGTAAGGAAAGAAGATGAAAAGAACAACATTTTCAAAGAACGTCCCGGAAAGAAGAATTAA
- the LOC111876089 gene encoding uncharacterized protein LOC111876089, producing MPSSLSSDLAALEEAKFIGSVMAKTVAYYQNRLGETSRARSKPRNPRLRRNHEAGHYRLIEDYFADYVIYTVKFQRQFRMRKELFLRIVGDLEGRFPYFQWKMDARRIKGFSPIQKCTAAIHQFAYGMSADKWDEYFRMSERTMWDCVYKFYDEQMMQSIHHLMQIDF from the coding sequence atgcCATCATCTTTATCATCTGATTTGGCGGCTCTAGAGGAGGCTAAGTTTATCGGTTCCGTCATGGCGAAAACAGTTGCATATTATCAAAACCGACTAGGCGAAACATCACGTGCACGATCTAAACCAAGAAATCCGCGGTTGCGTAGAAATCACGAAGCCGGACACTATCGTCTTATAGAAGATTACTTTGCAGATTACGTCATCTACACTGTGAAGTTTCAACGTCAGTTCCGGATGAGGAAGGAACTATTCTTACGTATTGTTGGCGATTTGGAAGGCCGCTTTCCATATTTCCAATGGAAAATGGATGCGAGGCGGATAAAAGGTTTCTCTCCCATTCAAAAATGCACGGCTGCAATTCATCAGTTCGCATATGGCATGAGCGCAGACAAATGGGACGAGTATTTTAGGATGTCAGAGCGTACCATGTGGGACTGTGTGTACAAGTTTTACGATGAACAAATGATGCAATCAATTCACCACCTGATGCAAATCGATTTCTAG
- the LOC111876121 gene encoding syntaxin-132: protein MNDLLSESFENPRGQDYGHGDLEMGTQNNSNSAELGLNDFFKKVQSIEKQYEKLNKLLKTLQDAHEESKAVTKAAAMKAIKQRMEKDVDEVGKIARFIKSKIEELDKENLANRQKPGCGKGTGVDRSRTATTLSLKKKFKDKMSEFQGLRENIHQEHREVVERRVYTVTGTRADEETIDQLIETGDSEQIFQKAIREQGRGQVLDTLAEIQERHDAVRELEKKLLDLQQIFMDMAVLVDAQGEMLDNIETQVSSAVDHVQDGNKALYKAKSLQKNSRKWMCIAILILLVIIAVVVVGVLKPWKNGNGA from the exons ATGAACGATCTTTTATCT GAATCATTTGAGAATCCTCGGGGTCAAGATTATGGCCATGGTGATCTTGAAATGGGAACACAAAATAACTCGAATTCTGCAGAGTTAGGGTTGAATGATTTTTTCAAGAAG GTTCAATCCATCGAAAAACAATATGAAAAGCTGAATAAATTACTCAAAACACTACAAGATGCTCATGAGGAATCCAAGGCTGTAACCAAGGCTGCTGCTATGAAAG CAATCAAGCAACGTATGGAGAAAGATGTGGATGAAGTTGGAAAGATTGCCAGGTTTATTAAATCAAAAATTGAGGAACTTGACAAAGAG AACTTGGCCAACAGACAAAAGCCTGGATGTGGAAAAGGAACCGGAGTTGACCGGTCAAGAACAGCAACTACACT TTCTTTGAAGAAAAAGTTTAAAGACAAAATGTCTGAATTTCAG GGTCTAAGGGAAAATATTCATCAAGAACATCGTGAGGTGGTTGAGAGGCGTGTGTATACAG TAACGGGAACCAGGGCAGATGAAGAG ACAATCGATCAACTCATAGAGACAGGAGACAGTGAACAAATTTTTCAGAAAGCAATTCGGGAACAAGGGCGAGGACAG GTACTTGACACCCTTGCAGAGATCCAAGAACGCCATGATGCAGTAAGAGAATTAGAAAAGAAGCTTCTTgacttgcaacag ATATTTATGGATATGGCTGTATTGGTGGATGCTCAAGGGGAAATGCTAGACAATATAGAGACACAG GTGTCAAGTGCAGTAGACCATGTGCAAGATGGGAACAAAGCCCTTTACAAAGCAAAGAGTCTACAAAAGAATTCAAGGAAGTGGATGTGCATTGCTATTTTGATTTTACTCGTTATTATTGCAGTAGTTGTTGTTGGTGTGCTCAAGCCATGGAAAAATGGCAATGGTGCTTAG
- the LOC111876120 gene encoding eukaryotic translation initiation factor 2 subunit beta isoform X1 has translation MAEQTSSESKDDIGEIAPFDPTKKKKKKKVVIQDIAEDDRLSEKIDNLSLADGVENAFVGMKKKKKTPVSITHLQTKKMANDEEDTNNSRQKYPWEGTDRDYLYEELLSRVFHILRENNPELAGDRRRTVIRPPQVLREGTKKTVFVNFMDLCRTMHRQPDHVMTFLLAEMGTSGSLDGQQRLVVKGRFAPKNFEGILRRYINEYVICNGCRSPDTILSKENRLFFLRCEQCGSGRSVAPIKTGFVARVGRRKAGS, from the exons ATGGCTGAACAAACTTCATCTGAATCCAAAGATGATATTGGAGAA ATTGCCCCCTTTGATCccacaaagaaaaagaagaagaaaaaggttGTAATCCAAGATATTGCAGAGGATGATCGCTTATCTGAGAAGATAGATAACCTATCTC TTGCTGATGGAGTAGAAAATGCATTTGTGGgtatgaaaaagaagaagaaaacaccCGTAAGTATAACACATTTGCAAACAAAGAAAAtggctaat GATGAAGAAGATACAAACAACTCGCGACAAAAATATCCATGGGAAGGAACTGACAGAGATTATTTATATGAGGAG CTTTTAAGTAGGGTTTTTCATATTTTGCGAGAAAACAACCCCGAACTCGCTGGAGATAGACGAAGGACAGTGATAAGACCCCCACAAGTTCTTCGAGAAGGCACAAAAAAGACCGTTTTTgttaactttatggatttatgtCGAAC aaTGCATAGACAGCCGGATCATGTGATGACTTTCCTTCTGGCTGAAATGGGAACAAGTGGTTCCCTTGATGGTCAACAAAGATTGGTAGTCAAGGGTCGATTTGCTCCCAAGAATTTTGAAGGAATCCTTCGAAGATACATAA ACGAATATGTGATATGCAATGGGTGCAGAAGTCCAGATACAATTCTTTCAAAAGAGAATCGTCTCTTCTTCCTTAGATGTGAACAG TGTGGTTCTGGGAGGTCGGTGGCCCCCATCAAGACCGGTTTTGTTGCACGAGTCGGCCGTAGGAAAGCTGGCTCCTAG
- the LOC111876120 gene encoding eukaryotic translation initiation factor 2 subunit beta isoform X2, with protein sequence MAEQTSSESKDDIGELLSRVFHILRENNPELAGDRRRTVIRPPQVLREGTKKTVFVNFMDLCRTMHRQPDHVMTFLLAEMGTSGSLDGQQRLVVKGRFAPKNFEGILRRYINEYVICNGCRSPDTILSKENRLFFLRCEQCGSGRSVAPIKTGFVARVGRRKAGS encoded by the exons ATGGCTGAACAAACTTCATCTGAATCCAAAGATGATATTGGAGAA CTTTTAAGTAGGGTTTTTCATATTTTGCGAGAAAACAACCCCGAACTCGCTGGAGATAGACGAAGGACAGTGATAAGACCCCCACAAGTTCTTCGAGAAGGCACAAAAAAGACCGTTTTTgttaactttatggatttatgtCGAAC aaTGCATAGACAGCCGGATCATGTGATGACTTTCCTTCTGGCTGAAATGGGAACAAGTGGTTCCCTTGATGGTCAACAAAGATTGGTAGTCAAGGGTCGATTTGCTCCCAAGAATTTTGAAGGAATCCTTCGAAGATACATAA ACGAATATGTGATATGCAATGGGTGCAGAAGTCCAGATACAATTCTTTCAAAAGAGAATCGTCTCTTCTTCCTTAGATGTGAACAG TGTGGTTCTGGGAGGTCGGTGGCCCCCATCAAGACCGGTTTTGTTGCACGAGTCGGCCGTAGGAAAGCTGGCTCCTAG